AGCCGCGCCGCACACAGGAGGCGCGCCACATGAGCGAAGCTCGCGAGCGAATCATCGGCATCGAATGCGCCGACCGAGCCTGCGAGGCCGGCGCATGAGTGAAGATCCGCTGGTTCCCCGGCCCGCCTCGACGGTGATGCTGCTGCGCGATCAGGGCACGGCCGAATCGCTGGAGGTCTTCCTGATGCGCAGGCATTCGGCGATGGACTTCGTGGCTGGGGTGATGGTGTTCCCCGGCGGGGGCGTCGACGAACGCGATCGGGGGACAGGTATCGCCTGGTACGGCCCGGAACCGTCCTGGTGGGCCGAGCGGATGAACGTCGACGTCGACCTGGCCGAGGCGCTGGTCTGCGCGGCGGCGCGCGAGACGTTCGAGGAGTCCGGGGTGCTGTTCGCCGGAGCCGCCGACGATTCCGACGTGCTCGTCGACGACGCGTCGGTCTACCGCGAGCAGCGGGCGGCATTGGCCGACAACTCCCTGTCCTTCGCCGACTTCCTCCGTGCCGAGAAGCTGGTGCTGCGGGCCGATCTGCTGCGGCCGTGGGCCAACTGGGTGACCCCGGTCGAGGAGCGGACCCGACGGTATGACACCTACTTCTTCGTAGGTGCCCTGCCGCACGGGCAGCGCGCGGACGGCGAGAACACCGAGAGCGACCGCGCATTCTGGTCCACCCCGCAGGCCGCGCTCGACGAGTTCGCCGAGGGCCACTCGTTCCTGCTGCCACCGACCTGGTCGCAGCTCGATTCGCTCAACGGGCGCACGGTCGCCGACGTGCTGGCCACCGAACGCGAAATCGTTGCGATGATGCCGAGCCTGTCCGCGGACCGAGGCACCGGCGACTGGGATATCGAATTCTTCGACGCGGCCCGCTACAACGAGGCGCGCAACCGGCGCTCCCCGCAGGGCTACAACAACCCGCCGAGCCCATGACCGAATTCGTCACCTCAGCAGTGCACGACGGCGTCGGCACCCTGGTGATGTCGCGGCCGCCCACCAACGCGCTGACCCGCCAGATGTACCGAGAGCTCGCCGACGTAGCCGGTGAGCTCGGACGCCATCCGCAGGTGCGTGCGGTGATCCTCTTCGGCGGTCACGAGGTGTTCAGCGCCGGTGACGACATCCCCGAGCTGAGGCGTCTGACCGCTACCGATGCGCGCAGCGTGACGACGGCATGCCGAACGGCCTTGGACGCGGTGGCCGCCATCCCACAGCCGACGGTGGCCGCGGTGACCGGTTACGCGCTGGGATCAGGGTTGTCGCTGGCGTTGGCCGCGGACTGGCGGGTGGCCGGTGACAACGTCAAGGTCGGCGCCACCGAGGTGCTCGCCGGGCTGCTTCCCGCCGCGGGGACCGATCGGCTGGTCGCGGCGATCGGCTCGGCGCGGACCAAAGACCTGGTGTTCAGCGGCCGGTTCGTAGGTGCCGAGGAGAGCCTGTCGCTCGGGCTGGTCGATGAGCTGGTGGCTCCCGACGGTGTCTACGATGCCGCGCTGAGCTGGGCGCGCCGCCACCTGGAGACCCCGGCACATGTGCTGGCCTGCGCCAAGGCGATGATCGATGGCGCTGGTGAGGGCGTCGAGCGCTACGTCGAGGTCTTCGGGGCGAGCACCGGCAGTTAGGCTGCCCATATGACGAGCACGGACCACACTCCCGATGTCGCCGCCGGGGCGGCTCCGGAGCCCAACCCGCACGCCACCGCCGAGCAGGTCGAGGCCGCCCTCAAGGACACCAAGCTGGCCCAGATCCTCTATCACGACTGGGAGGCCGAGACCTACGACGACAAGTGGTCGATCTCCTATGACCAGCGCTGCATCGACTATGCGCGCGGTCGCTTCGACGCCATCGTGCCCGAGCACGTTCAGCAGCAACTGCCCTACGACCGGGCCCTGGAACTGGGCTGCGGCACCGGATTCTTCCTGCTCAACCTCATCCAGGCCGGGGTGGCACGCCGTGGCTCGGTGACCGATCTGTCCCCGGGCATGGTCAAGGTCGCCACCCGCAACGGACAGGGTCTCGGCCTGGACATCGACGGTCGCGTCGCCGATGCCGAGGGCATCCCGTACGAGGACAACACCTTCGATCTGGTGGTAGGGCACGCCGTGCTGCACCACATCCCGGATGTGGAGAAGTCGCTGCGCGAGGTGGTCCGCATCCTCAAGCCCGGCGGGCGGTTCGTCTTCGCCGGTGAGCCGACCAGCGCGGGCAATGTCTACGCACGCAACCTCTCGACGCTGACCTGGCATCTGTCGACCAACATCACCAAACTGCCCGGGTTGGAGAACTGGCGTCGCCCGCAGGAGGAACTGGACGAGTCCTCCCGCGCCGCCGCACTCGAGGCGGTCGTGGATCTGCACACCTTCGATCCCGAGGATCTGGAGCGGATGGCCACCAATGCCGGTGCCGTCGAGGTGGCCACCGCCAGCGAGGAGTTCACCGCGGCGATGCTCGGCTGGCCGATCCGGACCTTCGAGGCGTCGGTGCCGCCGGGGCGACTGGGTTGGGGATGGGCGAAGTTCGCCTTCAACAGCTGGACGACGCTGAGCTGGGTGGACGCCAACGTCTGGCGCAAGGTCGTGCCCAAGGGCTGGTTCTACAACGTGATGGTCACGGGCACCAAGCCGTTGTGATGTGGCGGTAGTTTTCTCGCTCGATGATGTCGCCTACCTCGGTGGCGACGACGGACGTCGAGCACTGGCCCAGATCGCCGGGTTGTCGCTGAGCGATGCCGACCGGGTGGCCGATATCGGTGTGGTGCGTGGGCGTTTCGGTGACCGTACGGCGGTGCTGGTGGAGACCACCCTGCTTCGGCGGCGGGCACAGACCAAGTTCGCCGACGCGTCGTCATGGTTGTTCACCGATGACGCCATGCAGCAGGCGACCGCCGAGCCGGTGGCGCTGCACCGTGCCCAACGGCTGGCCGGCATGCGCGTCCACGATGT
This DNA window, taken from Mycolicibacterium neoaurum, encodes the following:
- a CDS encoding class I SAM-dependent methyltransferase, yielding MTSTDHTPDVAAGAAPEPNPHATAEQVEAALKDTKLAQILYHDWEAETYDDKWSISYDQRCIDYARGRFDAIVPEHVQQQLPYDRALELGCGTGFFLLNLIQAGVARRGSVTDLSPGMVKVATRNGQGLGLDIDGRVADAEGIPYEDNTFDLVVGHAVLHHIPDVEKSLREVVRILKPGGRFVFAGEPTSAGNVYARNLSTLTWHLSTNITKLPGLENWRRPQEELDESSRAAALEAVVDLHTFDPEDLERMATNAGAVEVATASEEFTAAMLGWPIRTFEASVPPGRLGWGWAKFAFNSWTTLSWVDANVWRKVVPKGWFYNVMVTGTKPL
- a CDS encoding enoyl-CoA hydratase, with product MTEFVTSAVHDGVGTLVMSRPPTNALTRQMYRELADVAGELGRHPQVRAVILFGGHEVFSAGDDIPELRRLTATDARSVTTACRTALDAVAAIPQPTVAAVTGYALGSGLSLALAADWRVAGDNVKVGATEVLAGLLPAAGTDRLVAAIGSARTKDLVFSGRFVGAEESLSLGLVDELVAPDGVYDAALSWARRHLETPAHVLACAKAMIDGAGEGVERYVEVFGASTGS
- a CDS encoding NUDIX hydrolase codes for the protein MSEDPLVPRPASTVMLLRDQGTAESLEVFLMRRHSAMDFVAGVMVFPGGGVDERDRGTGIAWYGPEPSWWAERMNVDVDLAEALVCAAARETFEESGVLFAGAADDSDVLVDDASVYREQRAALADNSLSFADFLRAEKLVLRADLLRPWANWVTPVEERTRRYDTYFFVGALPHGQRADGENTESDRAFWSTPQAALDEFAEGHSFLLPPTWSQLDSLNGRTVADVLATEREIVAMMPSLSADRGTGDWDIEFFDAARYNEARNRRSPQGYNNPPSP